In a single window of the Micrococcaceae bacterium Sec5.7 genome:
- a CDS encoding MFS transporter codes for MPTDRSTTDSSAGVYNASGTNKVAPLGVRKPKILARRRLKESDVNVVDQPMLKKALGGTIVGNTMEWYDVGVFGYLITTMGPVFLPEADKSVQTLFLLGTFAATFIARPLGGVIFGWLGDKVGRQKVLATTLMLMAASTFAIGLLPGYAQIGMWSAALLVVLKIVQGFSTGGEYAGATTFVSEYAPDKRRGFFASFLDMGSYLGFALGAALVSVLQLTLGQSAMEEWGWRLPFLIAGPLGLIAIYFRNKIEESPQFQATLDAQEAVAKDAAAGDAAAVKGPVGIVKAYWRSIVVAMILVAAANTAGYALTSYMPTYLTESKGYDPVHGTLLTIPVLVIMSLCIPLTGRLSDRIGRRPVLWIGAVSTVVLATPAFLLIGVGEIWSTLAGLALIAFPVTFYVANLASALPAQFPTASRYGAMGIAYNFSVAIFGGTTPFIVAALITATGDDMMPAYYLMGTSFVGAIAIYFLKESAQRPLPGSMPSVDTQAEARELVATQDENPLIDLDEMPFEALDLEPAKVPANA; via the coding sequence ATGCCCACAGACCGAAGCACGACCGACTCTTCAGCAGGCGTTTACAACGCCAGCGGAACCAATAAAGTCGCACCCCTGGGTGTGAGAAAACCAAAGATACTTGCACGGCGTCGGCTCAAAGAGTCCGACGTAAATGTTGTTGACCAGCCCATGCTGAAGAAAGCACTCGGCGGCACCATCGTGGGTAACACCATGGAATGGTACGACGTCGGTGTTTTCGGCTACCTGATCACCACCATGGGCCCGGTATTCCTGCCCGAAGCGGATAAATCCGTACAGACGCTGTTCCTGCTGGGCACGTTTGCCGCCACCTTCATTGCCCGCCCGCTCGGCGGTGTGATCTTCGGCTGGCTCGGCGACAAGGTGGGCCGCCAGAAGGTGCTTGCCACAACGCTGATGCTCATGGCGGCCAGCACGTTCGCCATCGGCCTTCTGCCGGGATACGCCCAGATCGGCATGTGGTCGGCCGCGCTGCTGGTGGTGCTCAAGATCGTCCAGGGGTTCTCCACAGGCGGTGAGTATGCCGGAGCCACCACGTTCGTGAGCGAATATGCCCCGGACAAGCGCCGCGGCTTCTTCGCCAGCTTCCTGGACATGGGAAGCTACCTCGGCTTCGCCCTCGGTGCTGCCCTGGTCTCCGTGCTGCAGCTGACCCTGGGCCAGAGTGCCATGGAGGAATGGGGCTGGCGCCTGCCGTTCCTGATCGCCGGACCGCTGGGCCTGATCGCCATCTACTTCCGGAACAAGATCGAGGAATCACCTCAGTTCCAGGCCACCCTGGACGCCCAGGAAGCCGTGGCCAAGGATGCAGCTGCCGGCGACGCCGCAGCAGTCAAGGGTCCGGTGGGCATTGTGAAGGCCTACTGGCGCTCGATCGTTGTAGCCATGATTCTGGTGGCCGCAGCCAACACTGCCGGCTACGCGCTGACTTCCTACATGCCGACCTACCTCACGGAGTCCAAGGGCTACGATCCCGTCCACGGAACTCTGCTAACCATCCCCGTGCTGGTCATCATGAGCCTCTGCATTCCGCTGACCGGCAGGCTATCCGACCGGATCGGCCGCCGTCCCGTGCTGTGGATCGGCGCCGTGAGCACCGTCGTCCTGGCTACTCCGGCGTTCCTGCTGATTGGCGTGGGAGAGATCTGGTCTACCCTGGCCGGCCTCGCGCTGATTGCCTTCCCGGTGACGTTCTACGTGGCTAACCTGGCTTCGGCCCTCCCGGCCCAGTTCCCCACGGCCAGCAGGTACGGCGCCATGGGCATTGCGTACAACTTCTCCGTGGCCATCTTCGGCGGCACCACTCCGTTCATTGTCGCTGCGCTGATCACGGCGACCGGCGATGACATGATGCCTGCGTATTACCTGATGGGCACCTCCTTTGTCGGCGCCATTGCCATCTACTTCCTGAAGGAATCGGCCCAGCGTCCGCTGCCGGGCTCCATGCCCAGCGTGGACACCCAGGCCGAGGCCCGCGAGCTCGTCGCTACCCAGGACGAGAACCCGCTGATCGATCTCGATGAGATGCCCTTCGAGGCCCTGGACCTGGAACCCGCAAAGGTCCCTGCCAACGCCTGA